The sequence below is a genomic window from Candidatus Margulisiibacteriota bacterium.
CGATCAGCTTGCCGCTGTAGCGGACCTCGTCGATCACTTCCATATTGGATATTTCCTTGGCTAGAGCGGGCAGGCTCTCGGGATTGCGCACCCGGACGGCAAAAGTATGCGGCAGAGGGTTCTCGTAAATGATCTCCCCCAGCGCCAGCTTGCTGCCGAATTCGCTCTTGAACGTGTTCCAGGCCTCGGTCTTCGAGGTGAACTCGACCTTCTCCACTCCGATTAGACGGGCGATCTTGACCTGGATCGCGGCCGCATCCTCCAGCGAGAGGTCTTTATTGGTGTAAGCGACCAGGTCGAGGCGCGAAGAGAAAGAGCCGACGATATTTCCCATGTTAATAATGAGGAGGAGAAAGAGCCCGAAAATGGTCAAAGAGACGGTAATGGTCGCGATCGCGACCGAGCTCATCAGCGCCTGCCGGCGAAACGAGCGGAAAGCCTCGATGATAAAAAATTCGATAGTGCTAAACATTGTATGATCCGAGCTGCTGATCGCGCACCAGCCGCCCCCCTTCCAGTTCGACCACTCGCCGTTTCATCTCGTCGACGATGCTCTTGTTGTGGGTAGCGATGACCACGGTGGTGTTCCGCTTGTTGATCTTGTCGAGGAGCTGCAAAATTTCCCAGGAAGTGGTCGGGTCGAGGTTGCCGGTCGGCTCGTCAGCCAGGAGGATCGGCGGGTTATTGACGATCGCCCGGGCGATGCAGACCCGCTGTTTCTCGCCGCCCGACAGCTCGTCCGGAAAGGCGTTGGCCCGCCGGAGCATGTTGACCAGTTCCAGAGATTGCATCGCTTTGCGCCTGATGGTGGAACGCGGCGCGCCGGTCACCCGGAGGGCAAAAGCGACATTCTCGTAAACGGTCCGCCTGGGGAGAAGTTTAAAGTCCTGGAAAACGACGCCGATGTTCCGCCGGAGGAAGGGGACCTGGTTCGAATCTAGCTCGGCAACATTGACCCGGTCGACGACCACTTTACCGCTGGTCGGCCGCTCTTCGCGGTAGAGCATCTTGAGGAGGGTCGTCTTGCCGGCGCCGGAAGAACCGACCAGGAAGACAAATTCCTCCTTGCCGATGGTCAGGTTAATATTGTGCAGGGCGTCGATGCCGCTGGGAAATGCCTTGGAAACATTGATCAGCTCGATCATTGTCTAAGCGTACAACGGGAACTGCTTAGCCAGGCTGGCGACTTCCCCGGCGACATCCCCTCTCACTTTCTCGTCCGCGACGTTCTTCAACACGCGAGTGATCATGGCGGCGATCTTTTTCATTTCAGCCTCTTTCATCCCCCGGGTCGTCAAGGCCGGCGTGCCGATCCTGATCCCCGAGGTTACGGTCGGTTTTTCCGGGTCAAAGGGGATAGTGTTCTTGTTGATGGTGATGCCGACCTGGTCGAGTACTTCCTGGGCGACCTTGCCGGTCGTCTGGAACGGCCGCAGGTCAACGA
It includes:
- the ftsE gene encoding cell division ATP-binding protein FtsE, whose protein sequence is MIELINVSKAFPSGIDALHNINLTIGKEEFVFLVGSSGAGKTTLLKMLYREERPTSGKVVVDRVNVAELDSNQVPFLRRNIGVVFQDFKLLPRRTVYENVAFALRVTGAPRSTIRRKAMQSLELVNMLRRANAFPDELSGGEKQRVCIARAIVNNPPILLADEPTGNLDPTTSWEILQLLDKINKRNTTVVIATHNKSIVDEMKRRVVELEGGRLVRDQQLGSYNV
- the ftsX gene encoding permease-like cell division protein FtsX, whose translation is MFSTIEFFIIEAFRSFRRQALMSSVAIATITVSLTIFGLFLLLIINMGNIVGSFSSRLDLVAYTNKDLSLEDAAAIQVKIARLIGVEKVEFTSKTEAWNTFKSEFGSKLALGEIIYENPLPHTFAVRVRNPESLPALAKEISNMEVIDEVRYSGKLIEQLRSLIGAVRIAGIALVVLLSLATLLIVVNTIRLTVIARETDIYIMKLVGATNTFVKWPFIIEGIMIGLIGGGASFLILKFSYDSAAVKVVQALPFLPIVNDPWLLFCVYAAMVIGGMGLGLLGGYISVSRALKNET